From Campylobacter showae:
GTCGTGGTAAGCTCAGAGGTCAAAGCTCCTGCTAATTCTCCAAAAGACAGCATAAAATCGCCTATGGTCGGTACTTTCTACACAGCTCCGAGCCCGGGCGCGGCACCGTTTGTTAAAGTAGGCCAGCGCGTGAGAAAAGGCGACGTCGTGGGTATCATAGAAGCTATGAAGATAATGAACGAGATCGAGGCCGAATTTGACTGCCAGATCACCGAGCTGCTCGTATCAGACGGTCAGCCGGTCGAGTTTGGCTTGCCGCTATTTGGCGTGGAGAAAATTTGATGGAAATAAAAAGAATTTTAATCGCAAATCGCGGCGAAATAGCGCTGCGAGCCTTGCGAACGATAAAGGAAATGGGCAAAGAAGCCGTCGTGGTCTACTCCACGGCCGATAAAGACGCGCTCTACGTCAAATACGCCGACGTGGCGATCTGTATCGGCAAGGAGCGCTCAAGCGACAGCTACCTAAATATCCCGGCCATAATCAGCGCAGCCGAGATCAGCGAAGCCGACGCGATATTTCCGGGCTACGGATTTCTCAGCGAAAATCAAAATTTCGTCGAAATTTGCTCGCATCACAAGCTAAAATTTATCGGCCCTAGCGTAGCCGCGATGGCGCTCATGAGCGACAAAAGCAAAGCAAAGCAGATGATGCAGCGAGCGGGCGTACCGGTGATCCCGGGCTCTGACGGCGCCGTAGCAGATACTAAGGCGGCCAAAGAGCTAGCTAAAAAAATCGGCTATCCGGTCATCCT
This genomic window contains:
- the accB gene encoding acetyl-CoA carboxylase biotin carboxyl carrier protein; translated protein: MKKEDIKELIEFFNEMDMNRIKIKSGDFEVELEKFADCCELPKPVVQAPAPAPTPVNVVVSSEVKAPANSPKDSIKSPMVGTFYTAPSPGAAPFVKVGQRVRKGDVVGIIEAMKIMNEIEAEFDCQITELLVSDGQPVEFGLPLFGVEKI